One window of Triticum dicoccoides isolate Atlit2015 ecotype Zavitan chromosome 5A, WEW_v2.0, whole genome shotgun sequence genomic DNA carries:
- the LOC119300892 gene encoding ABSCISIC ACID-INSENSITIVE 5-like protein 2 — translation MSSEGGGTAITGKKRNRAQIQTLVREGSLYNLTLSEVESHLGAPLLSMNLDDFVRSVLPDEKNLPLPNGAGNSGSQSTSAFGLERQGSSITVPLPLSKKTVDEIWRDIQQEEESSDDEKRSSGCDAQMSFGEITLEEFLQRAGIVTGQYQKDAEELIDLVGTGESAHLMTRVQDFPQGTSAIDAYIVRQSIAQPLSVAIPSTMDSIYPDRQMSISSSLELSDLQSPSRKRMSSQDVVYKVADRRQKRMIKNRESAARSRARKQAYTNELECKLSCLEEENKRLKREKELDMLLKSAPPPEPKRHLRRTRSTSF, via the exons ATGAGCTCTGAAGGCGGTGGCACCGCCATCACAGGCAAGAAGCGGAACAGGGCCCAAATTCAGACACTAGTCAGGGAAGGCTCTCTCTATAACCTCACCCTCAGTGAGGTTGAAAGCCACCTTGGTGCGCCACTTCTTAGTATGAACCTTGATGACTTTGTGAGGAGTGTGCTTCCAGATGAGAAGAACCTTCCATTACCAAATGGCGCTGGGAATTCAGGCAGTCAAAGCACGTCAGCTTTTGGTTTGGAACGTCAGGGCAGCAGCATTACTGTGCCCCTACCATTGAGCAAGAAGACAGTGGATGAAATTTGGAGAGACATCCAGCAGGAAGAGGAGAGTAGTGATGATGAGAAAAGGAGTTCAGGTTGTGATGCACAGATGTCGTTTGGGGAGATAACACTTGAGGAGTTCTTGCAAAGGGCTGGCATTGTTACTGGGCAGTATCAGAAGGATGCCGAGGAGTTAATTGATCTTGTAGGAACTGGAGAAAGTGCTCATTTGATGACCAGAGTGCAGGATTTCCCACAGGGAACAAGTGCAATTGATGCGTATATTGTACGTCAGTCGATTGCGCAACCGTTGAGTGTTGCAATCCCTTCGACAATGGATTCCATCTACCCAGATCGTCAAATGAGTATTTCGTCATCTCTAGAACTTTCTGATCTTCAAAGTCCTAGTCGTAAGAGAATGTCTTCCCAGGATGTGGTATACAAGGTTGCTGATCGGAGGCAGAAGAGGATGATCAAGAACCGAGAATCGGCTGCACGTTCAAGAGCTAGGAAACAG GCCTACACAAACGAGCTCGAATGCAAATTGTCTTGTCTGGAAGAGGAGAACAAGAGGCTGAAGAGAGAGAAG